In Bacillus thuringiensis, the DNA window TTTTAACGTTTCTTTTCCAAAGAAGTCTGCTTCTTTATTTGGTTTTACCGCAAAGCCAATTCCAGCTTCAATCGGTGTAATATCTTTTGATAATTCTTGACCATAAAGTGGTAATGTTGCTTCGAAGCGAAGTGTATCACGAGCACCTAAACCACATGCTTTTAAGCCTTCTTCAGCTCCAACTTCAAGAAGTTTCTCCCAAAGCTTTGCAGCATCTTCACTCTTACAGTAAATTTCAAATCCATCTTCACCTGTGTAACCTGTACGAGATACAAGTGCTGGGATTCCATCTACAAGAATATCGTTTTTAAATTTAAAGAACTTAATTTCTTTCAAATCTTCTGACACAACTTTTTGTAAAATGCCTTCTGCTTTTGGTCCTTGAATTGCAAGCTGTGCAACTTCACTAGAAACATTGACTACTTTCGCATCGCCAATTACATGGCTAGCTAACCATTCGTAATCTTTCTCGATATTTGATGCATTGATTACTAATAAATAGTCTTCTTCACCACGTTTGTAGATTAATAAATCATCTACTGTACCACCATTTTCGTAGCACATAGCTGTATATTGTGCGCCTCCTACCTTTAAGGTAGAAACGTCATTTGTAACAACACGTTGTAAAAATGCTAAACTATCTACACCTTTTACCTCAACTTCCCCCATATGAGACACATCGAACAAACCTGCCGCTGTACGTACAGCTTCATGTTCTTCTTTAATGCTTGAAAATTGAACTGGTAATTCCCAACCACCGAAGTCGATTGTTTTCCCACCATACTTCGCGTATACATCAAATAACGGTGTACGTTGTAATGTAATCATGCTCTCTCCCCCTTATGCTTTGACAAATCAATAAAAGTTGCTCGCCATATCTAAACATTTTCACTCTGAAAAGATAGGATATACGGAATCTCATTATATTTTTTTATGAAAGCGTAAATAAAAAATCACTTTCTTGGATAAAATACGAAAGATTCCACACATTTCACACCATTATCCTAACATTATTCGCTATATTTCATCAATATTCTAGCATAAAAAATAATTTAGAATTTTTTATTCTTAATCTAATTAAATACAACTTTCAAAATTTAGCCCTTTATCTTTGCCTATTCTTTAACTTTTAGTATGTGTAATAACGCTTTATTACAAGGCTTATATAAAAAGATTTTTTCATAATTACTTTAGTTTATAAAAGGTGGGAGAGTCGTAATGAATGTCGATATTTCCGTAGATCGGACATGGCAACACAATTTTTTAAATAGAATTGACGAAGATGGCCCTTGGACAAACTGGGATTTATATCATTTAGCTTATAAAACAGAAAAATCTTTACTTGTTCCTACTTTCGATGGATTACAAGCACCGAAACATTTATCCCATTTCACACCACTTCCTCATCAATTAGAAGTCGCTCAAAATGTCATTGAACAAATGAATGGTAAAGCGATACTAGCAGATGAAGTGGGACTTGGGAAAACAATTGAAGCTGGACTTATTTTAAAAGAATATATGGTCCGCGGCCTTGTGAAAAAAGTACTTATACTCGTCCCGGCCTCTCTCGTATCACAATGGGCATACGAACTAAATACAAAGTTTTTCATTCCAGCTGTAGCTCAAAAGAAAAGCTACTCGTGGGAACAAGCCGATGTGATTGTATCATCAATTGATACTGCGAAACGTTCACCGCATCGTGATATCGTTTTGAACTTAGAATATGACCTTATTATTATCGATGAAGCACATAAACTTAAAAATAATAAAACAAAAAACTATGAATTTGCACAGCGATTAAAAAAGAAATTTTGCTTATTATTGACTGCTACTCCTGTTCAAAATAAGATTGATGAAATTTTCAACCTCGTTTCTTTATTAAAACCAGGACATCTAGGCAATCAATCCAACTTTGAAGAATATTACGCTTCAAAAAATCGTTCAGCCGAATCTGATGAAGATTTAAAAGCTCTTATTAACAAAGTTATGGTCCGAAATCGACGTCATAACACTGGAATTGATTGGCCAAAGAGACATGTACGTACAATTTTTGTTGAGTTTAATGAAGAAGAGCAAGCTCTATATAATGATATTGAAAATTGGCGAGGACAAGATGCCTTCACATCTGCTTTCTCATCGTTAACTTTAAAACGGGAAGCATGTAGTAGTCGTGAGGCGGTTTACTATTCATTAAAAAAACATGTAGAAAAAAGACAGAAGGAAAATGAGCATTACATAAAAGACCCGCATATTGATGTGCTAATGGACAAAATTAATCATATTCCTTTTAACTCAAAAGCAAATAAAGCTCTCGAGCTTATAAAAGAAATTGATGATAAAGTCATCATCTTCACAGAATACCGAGCTTCGCAAATGTACTTACAATGGTTTTTACAACAACATGGTATTTCTTCCGTACCATTCCGCGGTGGATTTAAACGTGGGAAGAAAGATTGGATGAAGGAACTTTTCCAAAACCGTGCTCAAGTGTTAATCGCAACGGAAGCTGGCGGTGAAGGAATTAACTTACAGTTTTGTAGCCATATGATCAATTACGATTTGCCATGGAACCCAATGCGCCTTGAGCAAAGAATCGGACGTATTCACCGTCTTGGTCAAAAGAATGATGTTCATATTTATAACTTAGCTACAAAGCATACTGTTGAAGAACATATTTTGAAACTGTTATATGAAAAAATCAACTTATTTGAGCGTGTTATCGGTGAGCTAGATGAAATTTTAACGAGAATTAATATGAAAAACATCGAAGCGCATATTCAAGAAATATTTGTGCAGTCAAAAAGCGAGGGCGAAATCCGAATTAAGATGGAAAACTTAACATCTATTATCGACTTCGCGAAACGAAATGAAGCTGAGGTGCAAGGCTATGCAGCAACATGAAATTCATAATTACTTATACAATTTTTTCGAGGCGAATAACTGTGAAATTTTAAACCGTTCCCCTCATCTATTAGATGTGCAGTTAACAATTGAGATGGATAAATTATTAATGAA includes these proteins:
- the gcvT gene encoding glycine cleavage system aminomethyltransferase GcvT; translated protein: MITLQRTPLFDVYAKYGGKTIDFGGWELPVQFSSIKEEHEAVRTAAGLFDVSHMGEVEVKGVDSLAFLQRVVTNDVSTLKVGGAQYTAMCYENGGTVDDLLIYKRGEEDYLLVINASNIEKDYEWLASHVIGDAKVVNVSSEVAQLAIQGPKAEGILQKVVSEDLKEIKFFKFKNDILVDGIPALVSRTGYTGEDGFEIYCKSEDAAKLWEKLLEVGAEEGLKACGLGARDTLRFEATLPLYGQELSKDITPIEAGIGFAVKPNKEADFFGKETLKEQKENGASRKLVGIEVIERGIPRTHYPVFIGEEKIGEVTSGTQSPTLKKSIGLALIDVKYAAVDTEVEIEIRNKRVKAVVVPTPFYKRSK
- a CDS encoding DEAD/DEAH box helicase, coding for MNVDISVDRTWQHNFLNRIDEDGPWTNWDLYHLAYKTEKSLLVPTFDGLQAPKHLSHFTPLPHQLEVAQNVIEQMNGKAILADEVGLGKTIEAGLILKEYMVRGLVKKVLILVPASLVSQWAYELNTKFFIPAVAQKKSYSWEQADVIVSSIDTAKRSPHRDIVLNLEYDLIIIDEAHKLKNNKTKNYEFAQRLKKKFCLLLTATPVQNKIDEIFNLVSLLKPGHLGNQSNFEEYYASKNRSAESDEDLKALINKVMVRNRRHNTGIDWPKRHVRTIFVEFNEEEQALYNDIENWRGQDAFTSAFSSLTLKREACSSREAVYYSLKKHVEKRQKENEHYIKDPHIDVLMDKINHIPFNSKANKALELIKEIDDKVIIFTEYRASQMYLQWFLQQHGISSVPFRGGFKRGKKDWMKELFQNRAQVLIATEAGGEGINLQFCSHMINYDLPWNPMRLEQRIGRIHRLGQKNDVHIYNLATKHTVEEHILKLLYEKINLFERVIGELDEILTRINMKNIEAHIQEIFVQSKSEGEIRIKMENLTSIIDFAKRNEAEVQGYAAT